One Cygnus olor isolate bCygOlo1 unplaced genomic scaffold, bCygOlo1.pri.v2 scaffold_78_ctg1, whole genome shotgun sequence genomic window carries:
- the LOC121063405 gene encoding olfactory receptor 14C36-like — protein sequence MPNSSSVSEFLLLPFADTRELQLLLFRLFLGIYLAALLGNGLILIAVACHHRLHTPMYFFLLNLALLDLGCVSTTLPKAMANALWDTRAISYQGCAAQVFFVAFLVEAEYSLLTVMAYDRYVAICKPLHYGSLVGSRACAQMAAAAWGSGFLNAVLHTATTFSLPLCQGNAVDQFFCEIPHILKLSCSDAYLREAVALVCSVSLAFGCFVFIVFSYIQIFRAVLRMPSSQGRHKAFSTCLPHLAVVSLFLSTAMVAYLKPPSISSPSLDLIVAVLYSVVPSSVNPLIYSMRNQELRDAVRKLYGYMLLRNQ from the coding sequence atgcccaacagcagctctgtgagtgagttcctcctgctgccattcgcagacacgcgggagctgcagctcctgctcttcaggctcttcctgggcatctacctggctgccctcctgggcaacggcctcatcctcatCGCCGTAGCCtgccaccaccgcctccacacccccatgtacttcttcctcctcaacctcgccctcctcgacctgggctgcgtctccaccactctccccaaagccatggccaatgccctctgggacaccagggccatctcctatcaaggatgtgctgcacaggtcttttttgttgctttcttggTTGAAGCAGAGTATTCACTTCTCACCGTCATGGCCTACGAccgctacgttgccatctgcaagcccctgcactacgggagcctcgtgggcagcagagcttgtgcccagatggcagcagctgcctggggcagtggctttctcaatgctgtcctgcacacggccacgacattttccctgcccctctgccaaggcaatgctgtggaccagttcttctgtgagaTCCCCCacatcctcaagctctcctgctcagatgcctACCTCAGGGAAGCTGTGGCACTTGTGTGTAGTGTTTCTTTAGCCtttggctgttttgttttcattgttttctcctATATTCAGATCTTCAGGgcagtgctgaggatgccctcttCTCAGggccggcacaaagccttttccacgtgcctccctcacctggccgtgGTCTCCCTGTTTCTCAGCACTGCCATGgttgcctacctgaagcccccctccatctcctccccatctTTGGATCTTATTGTGGCAGTTCTCTACTCAGTTGTTCCTTCATcagtgaaccccctcatctacagcatgaggaaccaggagctcaGGGATGCAGTAAGGAAACTCTATGGATACATGCTTCTTCGGAATCAATAA